A single genomic interval of Juglans regia cultivar Chandler chromosome 1, Walnut 2.0, whole genome shotgun sequence harbors:
- the LOC108981929 gene encoding pectinesterase inhibitor 3, with protein MGMASPFSILGTTLLLLFLSFSAAAIKAQDDIVRSSCVHASYPKLCLQTLSTCSDHACKTPRDLAQAAVKVSLSRARRLSSYLAQVPTTGANKRQQAALRDCAEQISDTVDDLSKTLSELKHLGRRGEEFQWQMSNAQTWVSAALTNEDTCLDGIPYVDDKKIKSDVRRKIKNVAKVTSNALYMINRLDESRSRRDP; from the coding sequence ATGGGAATGGCTTCCCCATTCTCAATCCTTGGTACTACTCTCCTACTactcttcctctccttctcCGCCGCCGCAATAAAAGCCCAAGACGATATCGTTCGCTCATCGTGCGTCCACGCCAGCTACCCCAAACTCTGTCTCCAAACGCTCTCTACCTGCTCGGACCACGCCTGCAAGACCCCTCGCGATCTCGCCCAAGCCGCCGTCAAGGTCAGCCTCTCCCGGGCCCGCCGACTCTCCAGCTACCTCGCCCAAGTCCCCACCACCGGCGCCAACAAGAGACAGCAAGCGGCCCTGCGCGACTGCGCGGAGCAGATATCGGACACGGTGGACGACCTGAGCAAGACGCTGAGCGAGCTGAAGCACCTGGGTCGACGCGGCGAGGAGTTCCAGTGGCAGATGAGCAACGCGCAGACTTGGGTGAGTGCGGCCTTGACGAATGAGGATACTTGTCTCGATGGGATTCCGTATGTTGATGACAAAAAGATCAAATCGGACGTGAGGCGTAAGATCAAGAATGTGGCTAAGGTTACGAGTAACGCCCTGTACATGATCAATCGTCTCGACGAGAGTCGTAGTCGTCGGGATCCATGA